A window of Fodinibius salinus contains these coding sequences:
- the tkt gene encoding transketolase: MDHNIKSLDELCVNTIRTLSMDAVQAAESGHPGMPMGMADAAYVLWTQFLTHDPAHPNWYDRDRFVLSAGHGSMLLYSLLHLTGYDLSLQELKDFRQLDSLTPGHPEYGHTPGVETTTGPLGQGFATGVGMAMAERHMAAKFNEENFEITDHYTYGIVSDGDLMEGISQEAASLAGHLELGKIIYLYDDNEISIDGSTDLAFTEDVTQRFQASGWHTEEIDGHDRGAISKAIEQAQAEPNKPSLIRCHTHIGFGSPNKQDSAASHGAPLGEEELKKTKENLGWDPSAKFHIPEDVLNHFRSAKEEGAQDYEQWKVLFENYEEEYSNQGQTFSAALSRELPTNFDNVLPNFEADAEGMATRAASGTVIQSLAAEVPHLLGGSADLTGSNKTWIDDAGIFDSSDYSGQNIHFGVREHAMGAALNGIALHKGAIPFGGTFLIFSDYCRPAIRIAALSEIPSIFVFTHDSIGLGEDGPTHQPVEHLASLRAMPNTLVLRPADANEVAWCWKAALEHTEGPSLLALTRQSIPVFRRNTDNDVSQTMRGAYILADSEQDQPDAILMGSGSEVQYAVKAKQILAERDIDARVVSMPSWELFRRQEEEYKQQVLPKEVTARLSVEAAATLGWREWVGTEGTTIGLDHFGASAPYQDIYNKFGITPQRIADEAEQLV; encoded by the coding sequence ATGGACCATAACATAAAATCGCTCGACGAATTATGTGTCAACACCATAAGAACGTTATCAATGGATGCTGTGCAAGCAGCAGAGTCGGGCCACCCGGGCATGCCGATGGGGATGGCCGATGCTGCCTATGTACTATGGACTCAATTTTTGACGCACGATCCTGCACATCCCAACTGGTATGACAGAGATCGATTTGTCTTGTCAGCGGGCCATGGATCTATGCTTCTGTATAGTCTTTTGCACCTTACCGGTTACGATTTATCATTGCAGGAGCTTAAAGATTTTCGCCAACTGGATAGCCTTACACCCGGTCATCCCGAATATGGACATACACCCGGCGTAGAAACAACAACCGGTCCGTTGGGACAGGGGTTTGCTACAGGCGTCGGAATGGCAATGGCAGAGCGGCATATGGCAGCCAAATTTAATGAAGAGAACTTCGAAATTACTGACCATTACACATACGGTATCGTTAGTGATGGAGATTTAATGGAAGGCATTTCGCAGGAGGCGGCATCACTAGCCGGACATCTGGAGCTTGGAAAAATCATTTATTTATATGATGATAATGAGATTTCTATTGACGGCAGCACAGACTTAGCTTTTACTGAAGATGTAACACAGCGGTTTCAAGCAAGCGGATGGCACACCGAAGAAATTGACGGTCATGATCGCGGTGCGATATCAAAAGCAATAGAGCAGGCACAGGCTGAACCTAATAAGCCATCACTTATCCGTTGCCACACCCATATTGGATTTGGGAGCCCAAACAAACAGGACAGTGCTGCATCACACGGAGCTCCACTGGGAGAAGAGGAACTGAAAAAGACAAAAGAAAATCTGGGTTGGGATCCCAGTGCTAAATTCCATATTCCCGAGGATGTACTCAATCATTTTCGTTCAGCTAAAGAGGAGGGGGCGCAAGATTACGAACAGTGGAAAGTACTTTTTGAAAATTATGAAGAGGAGTACTCGAATCAAGGGCAAACATTTTCTGCGGCATTATCGCGTGAGCTTCCCACTAATTTTGATAACGTTCTGCCGAATTTTGAGGCCGATGCAGAGGGAATGGCTACCCGCGCCGCTTCGGGTACGGTCATACAGTCGCTTGCGGCAGAGGTTCCACATCTTTTAGGGGGATCAGCTGATTTAACCGGCAGTAATAAAACGTGGATTGATGACGCCGGCATTTTTGATTCTTCTGATTACAGTGGACAAAATATCCACTTTGGAGTGCGTGAGCATGCTATGGGAGCAGCTCTTAATGGTATAGCTTTGCACAAGGGAGCCATACCATTTGGTGGCACATTTTTAATTTTTTCTGACTATTGCCGTCCGGCCATTCGAATTGCAGCCCTTTCTGAAATCCCCTCAATATTTGTATTTACGCACGACAGCATCGGATTGGGTGAAGATGGTCCTACCCATCAGCCTGTTGAGCATTTGGCCTCGCTACGTGCTATGCCTAATACCTTGGTGCTTCGTCCTGCTGATGCTAATGAAGTAGCATGGTGTTGGAAGGCAGCGCTAGAACATACAGAAGGACCATCGCTGTTAGCCTTAACTCGACAAAGTATTCCTGTTTTTAGGCGTAATACTGATAATGATGTTTCTCAAACAATGCGCGGTGCATATATTTTGGCAGATTCTGAACAAGACCAGCCGGATGCCATTTTAATGGGCAGCGGATCAGAAGTACAGTATGCTGTAAAAGCCAAGCAGATCCTTGCAGAGCGTGATATTGATGCTCGGGTAGTAAGTATGCCCTCGTGGGAGCTATTCCGTCGGCAGGAAGAGGAATACAAGCAGCAAGTGTTACCCAAAGAAGTTACAGCCCGCTTGTCGGTAGAGGCAGCTGCTACGCTGGGATGGCGCGAATGGGTAGGTACCGAAGGAACAACAATTGGACTTGATCACTTTGGCGCTTCTGCTCCTTACCAGGATATTTATAATAAATTTGGGATTACACCGCAACGAATTGCCGACGAAGCTGAACAACTGGTATAA
- a CDS encoding ParB/RepB/Spo0J family partition protein: MASKKVLGKGLGAFFPEYNEDDEASTSQGESEASQEGESPYVEPKKRVNVVLEVPVENIRPNPHQPRSEFNKDRLAELAGSIKKHGLIQPITVRYIGEKRFELISGERRLRAAKQAGIEEIPAYIREVNDEDIISFALIENIQREDLNPIEVALGYQRLIEEAGYTQAEVAERVGKSRTTVTNMLRLLNLPAYIQAGLRDQQISMGHARALLPVEDEEDQKEIFNKVIDNGYSVRKTEKAVNALSKEPQQKQSAETEEDDKNEAILDEISDRLRRKLSTKVNIKPKKNGGEIHIEYYSDDELDRLLDLFDSIS, from the coding sequence ATGGCTTCAAAAAAAGTTTTGGGTAAAGGTTTAGGTGCTTTTTTTCCGGAATATAATGAGGATGATGAGGCGTCAACTTCTCAAGGTGAATCGGAAGCTAGTCAAGAGGGGGAATCGCCGTATGTAGAGCCCAAAAAGCGAGTTAATGTAGTACTTGAAGTGCCGGTTGAGAATATACGTCCCAATCCGCATCAGCCTCGCAGTGAGTTTAATAAGGATCGCCTTGCTGAGCTTGCTGGTTCTATCAAAAAGCATGGATTAATTCAACCGATCACCGTTCGGTATATTGGTGAAAAACGATTTGAGCTAATCAGCGGAGAACGTCGCCTGCGCGCAGCAAAACAGGCAGGTATTGAAGAAATCCCTGCTTATATTCGTGAAGTAAATGACGAAGATATTATTTCTTTTGCGCTGATTGAGAATATTCAGCGCGAAGATTTGAATCCTATTGAAGTAGCTTTAGGTTATCAGCGTCTGATAGAAGAAGCCGGATATACTCAGGCAGAAGTAGCCGAACGGGTGGGAAAAAGTAGAACGACTGTTACGAATATGTTACGGTTGTTGAACTTGCCAGCTTATATTCAGGCCGGCCTTCGAGATCAGCAGATATCAATGGGGCACGCGCGGGCTCTTCTGCCGGTAGAAGATGAAGAGGATCAGAAAGAGATTTTTAATAAAGTCATCGACAATGGCTACTCTGTAAGAAAAACCGAAAAGGCTGTAAATGCACTTTCCAAAGAGCCTCAACAAAAACAAAGTGCTGAGACTGAAGAAGATGATAAAAATGAGGCTATATTAGATGAAATATCTGACCGTCTGCGCCGTAAGCTAAGTACAAAAGTTAATATTAAGCCCAAAAAGAATGGTGGCGAAATACATATCGAATATTATTCGGATGATGAACTCGATCGCCTGCTCGATTTGTTTGATTCTATTTCTTAG
- a CDS encoding DUF58 domain-containing protein, whose product MISKEILQKVRKIEIRTKGMVNNILGGEYQSAFKGRGMEFSEVREYNYGDDIRQIDWNVTARTGDPFIKQFEEEREQTLMLCVDISASGIFGSHNQSKRELSIEICAVLAFSAIKNGDKVGLVLFSDEIEKVIPPKKGRKHVLRLIRELLTNEPQGTGTDVSGALSYVNRLLNRRAIVILASDFQDEGYDKQMKITSQKHDLVNILINDELEDELPDLGLIPLRDAETGEEVLVDSSSEAIRKKYKKQRKALKNELRDQFLRMKIDTIELNTNTSYVRPLMSFFRRRVHRY is encoded by the coding sequence ATGATTTCAAAAGAGATACTCCAAAAAGTTCGAAAGATCGAGATTCGAACTAAAGGAATGGTTAACAATATCTTAGGTGGTGAATATCAATCAGCCTTTAAAGGGCGCGGAATGGAATTTTCGGAGGTCCGTGAATACAACTATGGCGACGACATTCGTCAGATCGACTGGAATGTTACTGCCCGTACCGGCGACCCTTTCATCAAGCAGTTCGAGGAAGAGCGTGAACAAACCCTGATGCTGTGCGTAGATATTTCTGCCAGCGGAATTTTTGGCAGCCACAATCAAAGCAAAAGAGAACTTTCTATCGAAATATGTGCCGTACTGGCCTTTAGTGCCATCAAAAACGGCGACAAGGTAGGCCTTGTACTCTTTTCGGATGAAATTGAAAAGGTGATTCCACCCAAGAAAGGCCGCAAGCATGTATTACGACTTATCCGCGAATTGTTAACCAACGAGCCACAAGGAACCGGCACAGATGTGAGCGGTGCACTCTCTTACGTAAATCGGCTGCTGAACCGTCGCGCTATTGTCATTCTTGCTAGTGACTTTCAAGATGAGGGATACGATAAGCAAATGAAAATCACCAGCCAGAAACACGATTTGGTAAATATCCTAATCAATGATGAGCTCGAGGATGAACTACCTGATCTGGGACTTATTCCGCTCCGCGATGCCGAAACGGGTGAAGAAGTATTGGTTGATTCATCCAGCGAAGCTATCCGAAAGAAATACAAAAAACAACGGAAAGCCCTCAAAAACGAACTGCGGGATCAATTTTTACGGATGAAAATTGATACTATCGAGTTAAACACAAATACTTCTTACGTTCGTCCGCTGATGTCATTTTTTCGCCGCCGTGTACATCGGTACTAA
- a CDS encoding tetratricopeptide repeat protein: MKFLKLSLTTVIVSILLLGLNMQANAQSKRAAIKSYNKALDLSKSGEYEQAINVLTQVVVQAEELGEEGKDILKRSQQKLPQVHYQLAIEKYKAFKNNKNLENIDAAIEEFRNTKDVAEEYGDDKRAQKANGIVTQLMYSKSLVQFNQSNHEQALATLNQVIERNANYAKAYYQKGIVIKNMDSKNLEKAITQFDKAIEVAEETGDNQIVTKARKSARDELVYRGVKATENKKVDRALELLQRALTYDSSSAKTHYRLAEAYNKTQDWQKALDHAQKGLENESGGKTEKARIYFELATAYQGMGDKENACTAFGNAAYGSFKSPAEHAMEYDLKCENTTN; the protein is encoded by the coding sequence ATGAAGTTCTTAAAATTAAGTCTTACAACCGTAATAGTAAGCATTTTGTTATTGGGATTGAATATGCAGGCCAATGCCCAGAGTAAAAGAGCTGCTATCAAATCTTATAATAAAGCTCTTGACCTTTCCAAATCCGGTGAATATGAGCAAGCGATTAATGTTTTAACTCAAGTAGTGGTACAAGCCGAAGAATTGGGTGAAGAAGGGAAAGATATTCTCAAACGTTCGCAACAAAAGCTGCCGCAGGTTCACTATCAGCTGGCTATTGAAAAATACAAGGCATTTAAAAATAATAAGAACTTGGAGAATATTGATGCGGCTATTGAAGAATTTAGAAATACAAAAGATGTAGCCGAAGAATATGGTGATGATAAACGAGCCCAGAAAGCAAATGGGATTGTTACTCAGCTCATGTACAGCAAATCACTAGTACAATTTAATCAGTCAAATCATGAGCAGGCATTAGCTACTTTAAATCAGGTCATTGAACGCAATGCCAACTATGCCAAGGCCTATTACCAGAAAGGAATTGTGATAAAGAATATGGATTCCAAAAATTTGGAGAAGGCTATAACACAGTTCGACAAAGCTATAGAAGTAGCTGAGGAGACGGGTGATAATCAAATTGTTACCAAAGCTCGTAAATCTGCTCGTGACGAACTTGTATATCGTGGCGTTAAGGCTACAGAAAATAAAAAAGTTGATCGTGCACTTGAGCTTTTACAACGTGCGTTAACCTACGATTCTAGTTCTGCCAAAACACATTACCGACTGGCAGAAGCGTATAATAAAACACAAGATTGGCAAAAAGCTCTCGACCATGCACAGAAAGGACTTGAAAACGAAAGTGGTGGAAAAACAGAAAAGGCCAGAATTTACTTTGAGCTTGCTACTGCCTATCAGGGAATGGGTGATAAGGAAAATGCGTGCACGGCTTTTGGCAACGCAGCCTATGGTTCATTTAAATCACCGGCAGAACATGCTATGGAATATGATCTTAAGTGCGAAAATACTACCAACTAG
- a CDS encoding PP2C family protein-serine/threonine phosphatase, giving the protein MGLKNEAQSAFQNTKSFYKEYVSGMTRERIGKEFTDDTDRLKQLYVDALHEDSEQTKVSDLPGHVKFLRLFSSLTQRLNPTRRLLFGLSLVAFLGHYLFSFFQISGFIIFYDLLLPFAFGSMLMLLLMELLEKSDVKREMDLAREIQLSLLPNMEHKKDLLEIYSFANTAKYVGGDYVDIIETKTGTYIIIADVAGKGLSAALYMVRMQALVHLLIEKNNPGPKELFIELNNYVKSSIRDQTFVTACAAFFPNDEDNFIFARAGHNAPLFFSNERDATFDLRSDGYALGMTSSENLKAHLKEKKFHFKPGDSILFYTDGLTEARNELGEAYGEDRLDGILSVYGSLHAKTIIQKITSSLENFMGTENQTDDITFTCVHHKK; this is encoded by the coding sequence ATGGGACTAAAAAACGAAGCACAATCAGCGTTTCAAAATACAAAATCATTCTATAAGGAATATGTCTCCGGGATGACCCGGGAACGTATTGGTAAAGAGTTTACCGATGATACTGACCGGTTGAAACAGCTCTATGTGGATGCCTTACATGAAGATTCAGAGCAAACAAAAGTTTCCGATTTACCGGGACATGTCAAATTTTTGCGCTTGTTTTCATCTCTTACCCAGCGACTTAATCCTACAAGAAGACTTTTATTTGGACTTTCACTCGTCGCCTTTCTGGGTCATTATCTCTTCAGCTTTTTTCAGATATCGGGTTTTATCATCTTCTATGATCTTTTATTGCCTTTTGCTTTTGGATCTATGTTGATGCTTCTGCTCATGGAGTTACTTGAAAAATCGGATGTAAAACGTGAGATGGACCTTGCTCGTGAAATTCAACTGAGCCTGCTACCCAACATGGAGCATAAGAAGGACCTTCTTGAAATTTACTCTTTTGCCAATACAGCTAAATATGTTGGTGGCGACTATGTGGATATTATTGAAACAAAAACAGGTACGTATATTATCATCGCTGATGTGGCCGGCAAAGGACTTTCTGCCGCATTGTATATGGTTCGTATGCAGGCGCTTGTTCACCTCCTCATCGAAAAAAATAACCCGGGGCCCAAAGAACTATTTATCGAACTCAACAACTATGTGAAATCCAGTATTAGAGATCAAACATTTGTTACCGCTTGTGCTGCGTTTTTCCCTAATGATGAAGACAACTTTATTTTTGCACGTGCAGGTCACAATGCCCCTCTGTTTTTCAGTAATGAACGGGATGCTACCTTTGATTTACGCTCTGACGGTTACGCACTGGGAATGACTTCTTCTGAAAATCTCAAAGCACACCTCAAAGAAAAGAAATTTCATTTCAAGCCCGGCGACAGCATTCTTTTCTACACCGATGGGCTTACGGAGGCGCGTAATGAACTGGGAGAAGCCTATGGTGAAGACCGGTTGGACGGCATTCTTAGCGTATATGGATCCCTACATGCCAAAACAATTATCCAAAAAATAACATCATCGCTGGAAAATTTTATGGGTACCGAAAATCAAACTGATGATATCACATTCACATGTGTGCATCACAAAAAGTAG
- a CDS encoding peptidoglycan DD-metalloendopeptidase family protein, whose product MYRIILLSIVGFGIIMGCSPDRPVDSDQSKEVTVAAAKDTMCIPHQDKFGLPINGIKVADYTVKRNESLYLILNKLGFNAQEIYNASRRAKQVIDLDNFKPGQRYRVYFSADSTNRVKKLLWQPSKLEYVVFNWTQDSLEISRAARQLNTKKAMFSGTIENSLYKTIHRQGAHPVLAYKMANIFAWQINFFGLRPGDSFKVLYDKTFVEDEFLGVENILAAEFTHRGETYKAYKFSRGGIDGYFDEEGNSVEKALLKAPFEFNQRISSGYTSSRYHPILKKNMPHRGVDYAAPVGTPVLAVGDGVVTEAQYRGANGNIIKIDHNSTYRTAYLHLHGFADGIHRGASVEQGQIIGYVGSTGRSTGPHLDYRLYKNDRAVNSRTVDLPSSKGIPDSLMDHFMERREALARQLEKDKEKQKITSLTADVQWLVPMYTAAKK is encoded by the coding sequence ATGTATCGCATAATTTTATTAAGTATTGTTGGCTTTGGGATAATCATGGGATGTAGCCCTGACCGGCCTGTTGATAGCGATCAGTCAAAAGAGGTTACAGTAGCTGCTGCAAAAGATACCATGTGTATTCCTCATCAAGATAAATTTGGGCTCCCTATCAATGGAATAAAAGTGGCAGATTATACTGTCAAACGAAATGAAAGCCTATATCTTATACTTAATAAGCTGGGGTTTAATGCTCAGGAAATATATAATGCTTCGCGTCGGGCAAAACAGGTTATAGATTTAGATAACTTTAAGCCTGGTCAACGATACCGTGTATATTTTTCTGCCGACAGTACGAATCGGGTCAAAAAACTTCTTTGGCAGCCGAGTAAATTGGAATATGTTGTTTTCAACTGGACACAGGATTCGTTAGAAATTTCTCGAGCTGCCCGGCAGCTGAATACCAAAAAAGCGATGTTCTCGGGTACGATAGAGAACTCACTTTATAAAACAATTCATCGACAAGGCGCCCATCCTGTTTTAGCGTATAAAATGGCCAATATTTTTGCATGGCAAATAAATTTTTTTGGATTACGTCCCGGCGACTCGTTTAAGGTATTGTACGATAAAACATTTGTCGAAGATGAATTTTTAGGAGTGGAAAATATTTTAGCTGCTGAATTTACTCATCGTGGGGAGACCTACAAAGCCTATAAATTTAGCCGAGGTGGGATTGACGGGTATTTTGATGAGGAAGGGAATAGCGTGGAAAAGGCCTTGCTGAAGGCTCCATTTGAATTTAACCAGCGCATTAGTTCAGGTTACACCTCAAGTCGTTATCATCCGATCCTAAAAAAAAATATGCCGCATCGCGGGGTAGATTATGCAGCACCTGTTGGTACGCCAGTATTGGCGGTAGGGGATGGGGTTGTTACCGAAGCGCAATATCGCGGTGCTAACGGTAATATTATTAAAATAGATCATAATTCTACCTACCGGACGGCCTATTTACACCTCCATGGATTTGCGGACGGTATTCACCGTGGAGCTTCCGTAGAACAGGGACAAATTATTGGGTATGTTGGTTCTACAGGTCGATCCACAGGTCCGCATTTGGATTATCGATTGTATAAAAATGACCGTGCTGTCAACTCCCGAACAGTTGATTTACCATCTTCAAAGGGTATACCAGACAGTTTGATGGATCATTTTATGGAAAGGAGAGAAGCATTGGCTCGTCAGCTCGAAAAGGATAAGGAAAAACAAAAAATAACGTCTCTGACTGCTGACGTACAGTGGTTAGTACCGATGTACACGGCGGCGAAAAAATGA
- a CDS encoding TIGR00730 family Rossman fold protein: MSNSEKKEQLQVPEKFDETHSSDTWSVFKIMGEFVEGFDKLFKIGPCVSIFGSARTPEEDPYYEMAQYAAKEMTKQGFGVITGGGPGIMEAANRGAQQGGGKSVGVGITLPHEQGLNKYVDEDYTIYFNYFFARKVMFVKYAQGFIVFPGGFGTLDEFFEALTLIQTNKVSKFPVVLVGTDYWGGLADWIETRMVEKGTIASDDVNLFHLTDDPDEAINIVCDFYQKHTLSPNF; encoded by the coding sequence ATGAGTAATTCTGAAAAAAAGGAACAACTACAGGTCCCTGAGAAATTTGATGAAACGCATTCCAGTGATACTTGGAGTGTTTTTAAAATTATGGGAGAGTTTGTGGAGGGATTTGACAAGCTGTTCAAAATTGGACCGTGTGTGTCCATTTTTGGATCAGCACGTACTCCTGAAGAAGATCCATATTATGAGATGGCGCAATATGCGGCCAAAGAAATGACTAAGCAGGGGTTTGGAGTTATAACTGGCGGCGGTCCGGGTATTATGGAGGCGGCCAACCGCGGAGCACAGCAAGGTGGCGGTAAATCAGTAGGAGTAGGTATTACCTTGCCCCATGAACAGGGATTAAATAAATATGTGGATGAGGATTATACCATTTACTTCAATTATTTCTTTGCTCGTAAGGTAATGTTTGTAAAATATGCGCAGGGCTTCATCGTTTTTCCGGGTGGTTTTGGCACCTTGGATGAGTTTTTTGAAGCATTGACCTTGATTCAAACAAATAAAGTATCAAAATTTCCGGTGGTCTTAGTTGGTACTGATTATTGGGGTGGTCTTGCTGATTGGATTGAAACGAGAATGGTGGAGAAAGGAACTATTGCTTCAGATGATGTAAATTTATTTCATCTGACTGATGACCCTGATGAAGCGATAAATATTGTATGTGATTTTTATCAAAAGCATACGCTTAGCCCCAATTTTTAG
- the ald gene encoding alanine dehydrogenase yields the protein MVIGVPKEIKSHENRVALLPGGVMKMKRNGHDVLIEKGAGINSGFPDEKYEEAGASIVDDVDNLWEQSEMIMKVKEPIEVEYDRMQEGQIIFTYFHFAASQTLTEAVVDSGCIAIAYETVEKADGSLPLLVPMSEVAGRMASQEGAKYLEKSQGGRGILLGGIPGVKPANVMVIGGGIVGVNAAKIAAGMGANTTIMDIDMQRLRYLDDVMSDNVDTMFSSQANIKSLLPNTDMIIGAVLKPGAKAPHLVTREMLGDMQKGAVLVDVAIDQGGCFETSKPTTHEDPIYEVDDIVHYCVTNMPGAVPYTSTLGLTNVTLSYAVNIANKGWKQALQDDSELQKGLNIANGQIVYRDVADAFDMPHTDISEVV from the coding sequence ATGGTTATTGGTGTACCAAAAGAAATTAAATCGCATGAAAACCGAGTAGCTCTTTTGCCCGGGGGCGTGATGAAAATGAAACGTAACGGTCATGATGTTCTCATTGAAAAAGGAGCTGGCATAAATAGTGGGTTCCCCGATGAGAAATATGAAGAGGCCGGAGCATCTATTGTTGATGATGTGGACAATCTATGGGAACAATCAGAGATGATCATGAAAGTTAAAGAGCCTATAGAAGTAGAATATGACCGGATGCAGGAGGGACAAATAATCTTCACTTATTTTCACTTTGCTGCCAGCCAAACGTTGACTGAAGCCGTTGTTGATTCGGGATGTATTGCTATTGCTTACGAAACTGTTGAAAAAGCTGATGGTTCCTTGCCGTTGCTGGTGCCTATGAGTGAAGTAGCCGGACGGATGGCTTCGCAGGAGGGGGCCAAATATCTTGAAAAATCACAGGGCGGCCGTGGAATACTGCTTGGAGGTATCCCCGGCGTAAAACCAGCCAATGTAATGGTGATTGGCGGCGGCATTGTAGGGGTTAATGCTGCAAAAATTGCTGCCGGCATGGGCGCCAATACAACCATCATGGATATTGATATGCAGCGTTTGCGCTATCTGGATGATGTAATGTCAGATAATGTGGACACCATGTTTTCCTCACAAGCGAATATCAAAAGCTTGCTCCCGAATACTGATATGATTATTGGTGCTGTACTCAAACCCGGAGCAAAAGCTCCCCACTTGGTTACTCGTGAAATGTTGGGAGATATGCAGAAAGGGGCAGTATTAGTTGATGTGGCAATTGATCAGGGCGGTTGTTTTGAAACCTCAAAACCTACCACCCATGAAGATCCTATCTACGAAGTTGATGATATCGTTCACTACTGCGTAACAAATATGCCTGGTGCTGTTCCCTATACTTCAACACTGGGGCTCACGAATGTAACGCTGTCTTATGCCGTGAATATTGCTAATAAAGGCTGGAAGCAGGCGTTACAAGACGATAGTGAGCTGCAAAAAGGACTCAATATTGCTAACGGACAGATTGTTTACCGTGATGTAGCTGATGCCTTTGACATGCCTCATACCGATATATCCGAGGTAGTATAA
- a CDS encoding DUF5683 domain-containing protein, producing MILFLSLSLVGVLATTGYSQSPISAKENFLASQLQNPTYFNAATDTTWSDRNPGLPNPKSVMFKSMMIPGWGQVANDQIWKVPIVYGLLGGLGWYSVRMTKRYHDYRAAFYNLNPKTPDDMKFGPTPGYISQNANTEQLRSIRNKFRNRRDLIYVGIFLAYGLNIVDAFVYAHMRSFDVSDDLSLRTNIGPTVTAQAAPGFSLSIDFVTR from the coding sequence TTGATTCTATTTCTTAGCCTTTCTCTTGTTGGAGTTTTAGCTACTACAGGTTATTCGCAGTCACCGATTTCGGCGAAAGAGAACTTTCTTGCCTCACAGCTGCAAAATCCTACTTACTTTAATGCAGCTACTGATACCACATGGTCAGATCGTAATCCTGGGTTGCCGAATCCCAAAAGCGTAATGTTTAAATCCATGATGATACCCGGTTGGGGACAGGTGGCGAATGATCAGATTTGGAAGGTACCTATTGTCTATGGTCTTTTAGGGGGGCTGGGATGGTACAGCGTACGCATGACTAAACGATACCATGATTACAGAGCCGCTTTTTATAATCTGAATCCCAAGACGCCTGATGATATGAAATTTGGTCCTACTCCGGGATATATTTCTCAGAATGCAAATACTGAACAGCTTAGATCCATACGAAATAAGTTTCGTAACCGCAGAGATCTGATTTACGTGGGTATTTTTTTGGCGTATGGACTTAATATTGTTGATGCATTTGTTTATGCTCACATGCGATCATTTGATGTGTCAGATGATCTTAGCTTAAGGACCAATATAGGCCCGACAGTTACGGCTCAGGCCGCGCCGGGATTTTCGTTATCAATAGATTTTGTAACAAGGTGA
- a CDS encoding ParA family protein yields the protein MGKIISIANQKGGVGKTTSAINLAASLAAVEHSTLLIDIDPQSNTTSGLGIEAKTITNSIYEVMVGGIEAADAVCETELPFLEILPSHINLVGAEIEMIDRDERERILEKAIGDLKDQYDFIVIDCPPSLGLLTINALTASHSVLIPVQCEYFALEGLGQLLNTIKIVRQHLNTELEIEGVLLTMYDGRTRLSDQVADEVRKYFEDRVFESIINRNVRLAEAPSFGKPAVLYDSTSVGAENYLALAREIIHRNKDLFENSPVLAES from the coding sequence ATGGGTAAAATCATTTCCATTGCCAATCAAAAAGGAGGTGTTGGTAAAACAACATCCGCTATTAATCTAGCTGCAAGTTTGGCTGCTGTTGAACATTCTACTCTTCTTATTGATATTGATCCGCAGAGTAATACAACCAGTGGGCTTGGAATTGAAGCCAAGACCATAACCAACTCTATTTATGAGGTTATGGTAGGCGGGATTGAGGCCGCTGATGCTGTTTGTGAGACGGAGCTTCCCTTTTTGGAAATTCTGCCTTCTCATATTAATCTTGTAGGAGCAGAGATAGAAATGATTGATCGGGATGAACGCGAACGCATCCTGGAGAAAGCCATTGGCGATTTAAAAGACCAGTACGATTTTATTGTGATTGACTGCCCGCCTTCGTTGGGGCTTCTTACCATTAACGCTCTTACGGCATCACACTCGGTGCTTATTCCCGTACAATGCGAATATTTTGCGCTCGAAGGGCTCGGACAGTTGTTAAACACCATTAAGATCGTACGACAGCATTTGAATACCGAACTCGAAATCGAGGGCGTGCTTCTTACAATGTATGATGGACGTACACGGTTGTCTGATCAAGTAGCTGATGAGGTCCGCAAATATTTCGAGGATCGTGTTTTTGAGTCTATTATCAACCGTAATGTTCGCTTGGCAGAAGCACCCAGCTTTGGTAAACCCGCGGTGCTGTATGATTCGACGAGTGTTGGGGCAGAGAATTATTTGGCACTGGCCCGCGAAATTATTCATCGAAATAAAGATTTGTTTGAAAATAGTCCTGTGCTGGCTGAAAGTTAA